The nucleotide window CATGAGCACCTCACCGAAACGATCATCTCCATCCCGAGTGAGGAAGCTCGACCATTGACCGAAACCTTCGACCCAGAGTGTGGCGAAATCAGCCCCCGACCGGTCCAGCTCCGAATCGTCCAGTTCTGCGATCCAGTCTTCCAACGAGTTTTCTCCCCCTCCCTCTGCAGAGTCTTGAGAGGTTAGGCGCTGGAGTAGTTCTTCAGCGGGCGGAATCGCGCAAACGAGGGCGCAAGAGGATAACAGGGCGAGGGGGAGCAGGGCCTTTTTCATGGCCCCAAGAAGTAAAAAGAAGCGAGAAGAACCGCAATTCGTTTCTTTAATCGGAGCAATTTTATCGAATATCTTCCTTAGACACGGAAGATCGCTCCGAGCTTTTTCCCCAGTAAAACCGAGGCCCCGATGATCGTCACCGCAAGGAAAGCCATCGCCCAGACACCGAGAGCGCTGGCAATGAATGGTCCCTCACCCAGCAAATTCATCAATTCGTAAATTGCTTTGGTGATCGGGTAAAACTGCTGCTTTTGCGCAAGGATCAAACTATCCGAGACCTCAAGCATGGCTTGGGAAAAAGCAAGGATGGCCCCGGCCAAAAGGTTCGCGAGGATCAAGGGCATCGTGATTCGCAAGGCAGCTTTCACCGGCGGGCAACCAAGGTTCTGCGCCGCCTCTTCGTAGGTCACACTCGTCTGCTCCAACCCCGCCACCGCAGACCGCACCACAAAGGGCAGCTTGCGAATGGCATAGGCAATGATGAGAAGAGGCACCGGATTGGCTACCGGATTCAGAAACTCGAAAAACTTCCCTTCCTGCGACATCGCCAGATACCCGAAGGCAATCACGATTCCGGGAACGGCCAGCGGCAGCATCGCCATGGAGTCGAGGATTGAACGACCCGGGATCGTCGAACGCACTACCACGTAGGCAATCGCCACACCAAAGCCGACATTCACGAGGGTCGCCGCCGAGCTGTAGAAGAGACTGTTTTGAATCGAAGACAGCGTCAGGGGATGTCCGAGCGCCAACTCGTAATTTTCCAAAGTCCACCCGGTCGGCAGAAGGTTTGCATACCAATCACTCGAAAAGGAAATCAGAATCACCGCGAGGTGAGGCAGGAGTGCGAGAATCGTGATTCCGAAGAAAAATCCAAAGCACACGAGCTGCCCGAGAGCGCCCGGACGCTTGGCCCCCGAGGCATGTCCCGCCTTGGCCATCATGGAGAAGGTGTTACGCCCGAAAAGAGTCTTTCCCAAGAGATAGAATCCAATGGAGGCCACCAACATCACGGCCACGAGGGCGTAGGGAAAGGGGTTCGATCCGATCTCTTTCACTCCATTAAAGATCTGAACCGAGGTCACCCGGTCGTAATCGAAGATCAGAGGCACCCCGAGCTCGGTGAAGGCCCAGATGAAAACAATTGTACTCCCCGCAAAGATTCCCGGACGCATTAAGGGAAGAGTGATCGTGAAGAAGCGCTTCCATCCACGGCACCCCATATTCTCCGCGGCTTCCTCCATTGCCGGATCAATATTTGCCAGCGAAGCCACGGCATTGAGATAAAGAATCGGATAGAGGCTCAGGCTATTCAGAATCACCACGCCCCAAAACCGGCTCTGGCCCAGCCAATCGATGGTCTGACCCGGATCCAGAAAGCCGAGCTCAACGAGACCGGCGTTGAGCATCCCATATTGTCCGAGAATTTGCCGGACCCCAATCGCTCCGACAAAAGGAGGCAGCATGATCGGGAGAAGAATCAGCGCCGAAAATACCTTCTTCCCGAAAAATTCGTAGCGATCCGAGATGAAGGCGAGCGGCAAGGCAATGAGCAGCGCCAATAGAGTCGAGAAGAGCCCCATGCCAAAGGCATTGATGAGCCCTTGAGTATAAAGATCGTTGCGGAAAACCTCGAGGACATAGGAAAGAGTCCAAGTCCCGTCCAGAGAGAGAAATCCGCCCTGCAGCACTTCCCAAATCGGCCAGAGGAAGAAGCACCCGAAGAACACCGCGGTGATTCCCAATACACTATAACTGAACCCCTTGCTCACGAGTTCATTCGATAGTCCAGGAAGAGCGGCCTGCGAAGCTTAAAAGCGCAAAAACTGCGATTCTTTTCAGCGGCTCCGAATCAAAAGCAAAACGGAGCCGCCAATCAAAAACGATTCAACAGAGCGAACGGCCTAGACCGTCGCGCCGCGTTTCTCGGCCTTGCGGCGCTCATTGGAGTCCAGAATACGCTTCCGCAGTCGGATCGCCGCCGGAGTCACTTCCACGAGTTCATCCGGAGCAATGTATTCGAGCGCGCGCTCAAGACTGAAACGAACGGGAGGCGTCAACTGGATCCCTTTACCGTCCCCGCTGCTTCGAATATTATCGAGCTGCTTCGCTTTGGTGGGATTGACTGGGAGATCGTTCTTGCGGGGATTTTCCCCAACGACCTGACCGCCGTACACTTCCTCACCCGGGGCAACAAAGAGCCGCCCCCGCTGTTGAAGGGTATCCAGAGCGTAAGCCATGACCGCGCCTTGGTCCATGGAGACCAGCGTCCCAGTGAGACGAAGGTCGATCACCCCAACAAAAGGACGATACTCCAGGAAGAGGTGACTCATGACACCGGTTCCGCTCG belongs to Puniceicoccus vermicola and includes:
- a CDS encoding ABC transporter permease; this translates as MSKGFSYSVLGITAVFFGCFFLWPIWEVLQGGFLSLDGTWTLSYVLEVFRNDLYTQGLINAFGMGLFSTLLALLIALPLAFISDRYEFFGKKVFSALILLPIMLPPFVGAIGVRQILGQYGMLNAGLVELGFLDPGQTIDWLGQSRFWGVVILNSLSLYPILYLNAVASLANIDPAMEEAAENMGCRGWKRFFTITLPLMRPGIFAGSTIVFIWAFTELGVPLIFDYDRVTSVQIFNGVKEIGSNPFPYALVAVMLVASIGFYLLGKTLFGRNTFSMMAKAGHASGAKRPGALGQLVCFGFFFGITILALLPHLAVILISFSSDWYANLLPTGWTLENYELALGHPLTLSSIQNSLFYSSAATLVNVGFGVAIAYVVVRSTIPGRSILDSMAMLPLAVPGIVIAFGYLAMSQEGKFFEFLNPVANPVPLLIIAYAIRKLPFVVRSAVAGLEQTSVTYEEAAQNLGCPPVKAALRITMPLILANLLAGAILAFSQAMLEVSDSLILAQKQQFYPITKAIYELMNLLGEGPFIASALGVWAMAFLAVTIIGASVLLGKKLGAIFRV